From one Candidatus Neomarinimicrobiota bacterium genomic stretch:
- the rplL gene encoding 50S ribosomal protein L7/L12, producing MADTNRADVLTYLENANMMEISDLISEIEEKFGVTAAAPVAAVAAPAGGGEAVAEEKDEFDVVLTSAGSSKISVIKAVRTITSLGLKEAKELVDSAPKAIKEGVSKAEAEEVKTQLEEAGASVELK from the coding sequence ATGGCTGATACAAACAGAGCCGATGTGCTAACCTATCTAGAAAATGCCAATATGATGGAAATTTCTGATCTCATCAGTGAGATTGAAGAAAAATTTGGTGTAACTGCTGCAGCCCCTGTTGCCGCTGTTGCTGCTCCCGCTGGTGGCGGCGAAGCAGTTGCTGAAGAAAAAGATGAATTTGATGTTGTTTTAACATCTGCCGGTTCATCTAAAATCAGTGTAATTAAAGCTGTTCGCACGATTACTAGCTTAGGCTTAAAAGAAGCTAAAGAATTAGTTGATAGTGCTCCGAAAGCAATCAAAGAAGGTGTTTCCAAAGCAGAAGCTGAAGAAGTTAAAACTCAGTTAGAAGAAGCCGGTGCTTCAGTCGAATTAAAATAA
- a CDS encoding 50S ribosomal protein L10 encodes MPNTKNIQQVEVLTEKLGRAKAIYITQYLGLNVEDVTELRREFHSNGVEFLVAKNTLLKLAAKSNKIDGLDPYLSGPTAVALSYEDPTGPARVLKKFTKDRDLPEVKGIVFDGDVLDGSEFKRIADMPTKEQLLGMLAALLQSPLTNLMWALKSPMTDLGNALSNLKDKKSN; translated from the coding sequence ATGCCGAATACAAAAAATATTCAACAAGTTGAAGTATTAACTGAAAAACTTGGAAGAGCTAAAGCAATTTATATTACACAATATCTCGGCCTAAATGTCGAGGATGTGACAGAGCTTCGTCGTGAATTCCACTCCAATGGTGTGGAATTCTTGGTTGCAAAAAACACACTTTTAAAACTGGCGGCGAAAAGTAATAAAATCGACGGTTTGGATCCCTATTTAAGCGGTCCAACGGCGGTTGCATTATCGTACGAAGACCCAACCGGCCCCGCGCGGGTACTGAAAAAATTCACAAAAGACCGCGATTTGCCTGAAGTAAAAGGAATCGTGTTTGATGGGGATGTGCTGGATGGCAGCGAATTCAAACGAATTGCTGACATGCCAACAAAAGAACAATTGCTGGGCATGCTTGCCGCGCTATTACAATCCCCGCTAACCAATTTGATGTGGGCTTTAAAATCGCCTATGACAGATTTGGGTAATGCGTTAAGCAATCTAAAAGATAAAAAATCTAATTAA